GCAGCAGTAATCGTAATAGGGCATCTGGATCTCCGTAAGGCGGTCGGGGACCGCGTGATGCCGCGGCCCCCGGAACGGGCTCAGAACTCGGGCGCGAGCGGCACGTCGATGGACCCGTCGAGATATTTTGTCGGGCCATCGGCGCCCGGTTTCACGTCGAACTCGAAGATGTCGGTCGGCAGCCAGAGCGTCGCGCAGGCATTGGGGATGCACGTTCCGTTCAGCGCGACCGGGGGCCGGCGCAGCTACAACCGCTGGGTCGCCAACGAAACGATGGAGGATTTCGCGCTGCGCTTCACCGCGCGGCGGGCCCGGCGCTGGAGCCGTGCGCGCGTGGCCAATACCGCGCTGGGGTCGATCTCGTTCCTGGCGCTGGAGGCGATCGGCGGCGCGATCACGCTGACCTACGGTTTCGATGCGGCGATCATCGCGATCATGCTGGTGGGCTCCTCCTGTTCCTCACCAGCCTGCCGATCAGCTATTACGCCGCGCGCTACGGGGTGGACCTCGATCTTCTGACGCGGGGGGCGGGCTTCGGCTATATCGGCGCGACAGTCACCTCGCTGATCTATGCCAGCTTCACCTTCATCTTCTTCGCGCTCGAGGCGGCGATCCTGGCGCTGGCTCTGGAGCTTTGCTTCGGGATTCCCGTCTCCATCGGCTATATCCTCTCGGCGCTGGTGGTGATCCCGCTGGTGGTGACCGGATTTTCCAAGATATCGGCCTTCCAGACCTGGACCCCGCCGTTCTGGGTGGTGCTGCACCAGATGCCGTTTGCGTTCCTGGTCTGGGCGGACACGAACCTCGGCGTCTGGACCGGGTTCGACGGCGCTCGGGGAAAGGAGGGGGCCACCATTCTGATGATCGGCGCGGCCTCGGGCGTGGCACTGTCGCTGATCGCGCAGATCGGCGAGCAGGTGGATTTCCTGCGCTTCCTGCCCGAACCGAAGACGCAGGCCGAGCGGCGCAAATGGTGGGCGGCTCTGCTGGCCGCGGGGCCGGGCTGGTCGGTGCTGGGGGTAGCCAAGATGCTGGCGGGCTCGTTCCTGGTGACGCCGGTTGTCACGGCGGGCGTGTCGGCGAAGGACGCGACCGACCCCACGCGGATGTACCTGACCGCCTTCGAGCAGGTGCTGGCCTCGCCCGCGCTCGGCCTGTCGCTGACGGCGCCTTCGTGATCCTGAGCCAGCTCAAGATCAACGTGACCAATTGACCTGCCACTGATCTTTCATCCAGCCGCGACCGGAGCCCGGTTGGTGTTTACGCCAAATGGCGCGGGTTGAGCAATCGCCCGACGCGCGGAGCTCTCATCTCGCGCAGCGGGTCGGGCGATTGCGGTGGTCAGGGTCTGCGCGTAGTCAGCCGGGGTCTGATAGCCCAAGGCCGAATGGGGGCGCTCGGTGTTGTAGTCGGCGACCCAGGCGGCGATCAGGTCGCGGGCATGGGCGAGGTTACGAAACAGCGTCTCGTTCAAGAACTCGTCCCGCATCCGGCCGTTGAAGCTCTCGACAAAGCCATTCTGCATCGGCTTGCCCGGCGCGATGTAGTGCCATTCGATCCGGTTCTCGGCGCACCACTTCAGGATCGCGTTCGAGGTCAGTTCCGTCCCGTTGTCCGACACGATCATTCCCGGCTTGCCGCGACGTTCGATCAGCGCCGTCAGCTCCCGCGCGACGCGCCGGCCGGAGATCGACGTGTCCGGGATCGCGGCGAGGCATTCGCGCGTGACGTCATCGACGATGTTCAGCACCCGGAACCGCCGCCCGCACGCGAACTGGTCATGGACGAAATCCAGTGACCAACGGGCATTTGCGCGCGCCTCGACCAGGATCGGGGCGCGGGTGCCGATGGCCTTGCGCCGCGCGCGCCGCTTGCGGACGGTCAGCCCTTCCTCGCGGTAAAGCCGGTAGATACGGTTGATCCCCGAGGGCTCGCCCTCCCGCCGGAGCAGGACGAAGAGCCGCCGGTAGCCGAACCGCCGACGCTCGTTGGCAAGCTCCCGCAATCGGCCGCGCAGTTCCGTGTCGGGTGCGCGTTGCGACCGGTAGCGGATCGTCTTCCGATCCGCGCCGGCAATCTGGCACGCCCGTCGTTCCGACAGCCCGAACCGGGCCTTCAGATGCGCGACCGCCTCGCGCTTCACGACGGGCGTCACCACTTTTTTGAAACCAGCTCGCGCATCGCGGCCAGATCCAGCATCTGCTCCGCCAGCAGCTTCTTCAACTTGGCGTTCT
This genomic window from Rhodovulum sp. ES.010 contains:
- a CDS encoding IS3 family transposase (programmed frameshift) — translated: MKRTRYSEEQIIGILAEHEAGAKCADLCRKHGMSEGTFYNWKAKYGGMTVSEAKRLKALEDENAKLKKLLAEQMLDLAAMRELVFKKVVTPVVKREAVAHLKARFGLSERRACQIAGADRKTIRYRSQRAPDTELRGRLRELANERRRFGYRRLFVLLRREGEPSGINRIYRLYREEGLTVRKRRARRKAIGTRAPILVEARANARWSLDFVHDQFACGRRFRVLNIVDDVTRECLAAIPDTSISGRRVARELTALIERRGKPGMIVSDNGTELTSNAILKWCAENRIEWHYIAPGKPMQNGFVESFNGRMRDEFLNETLFRNLAHARDLIAAWVADYNTERPHSALGYQTPADYAQTLTTAIARPAARDESSARRAIAQPAPFGVNTNRAPVAAG